Proteins co-encoded in one Flavobacterium fluviale genomic window:
- a CDS encoding anti-sigma regulatory factor — protein MTTITNSKEESLIIREQDVVPLRNRVKEYGVKIGMSILNQTKLITATSELVRNLLKYGGGGKVIIESVSNGRDHGVRVTFIDQGPGIADIEMAMRDGYSTGKSLGLGLPGTKRLVNEFEIKSELGNGTTVTITKWKNG, from the coding sequence ATGACAACGATAACGAATAGTAAAGAAGAATCTCTTATTATAAGGGAGCAGGATGTGGTACCATTGCGCAATCGTGTGAAGGAATATGGCGTAAAGATTGGTATGAGCATTTTAAATCAAACTAAATTAATTACTGCCACAAGTGAACTTGTCCGTAATCTGCTAAAATATGGCGGCGGCGGCAAAGTCATCATAGAATCTGTCAGCAATGGCCGTGATCATGGTGTACGTGTAACTTTTATTGACCAAGGACCGGGTATAGCCGATATAGAAATGGCTATGAGAGATGGATACAGCACTGGAAAAAGCCTTGGCTTGGGACTGCCTGGAACTAAAAGACTTGTTAATGAATTTGAAATTAAATCAGAACTGGGAAACGGAACTACCGTTACTATAACAAAATGGAAAAATGGATAA
- a CDS encoding SpoIIE family protein phosphatase, translated as MDNTFSTYKIDDRSLIAFIKREIHNLALQLGFTPHRAAETDIIVAELTSNLIKYANGGELLYRSHLDNGYNEIEIYCLDKGVGFENVSKIMNDGYSTSNTLGHGLGSIKRLSNEFQIYSMKNWGCVQYVRICEKSEIELPPVKSGINYDAIAVNYPGEKACGDGYHIKHSNRGFQIFVGDGLGHGESAAEAVQNAIKIFKQSVETEPAEIIRDIHSRVKKTRGLVGTIASVDYKSETWNICGVGNINTRIYNGLENKTYTPYNGIIGHNIPRTLNSTIVPYRKHQIIIMHSDGLRTRWNLNDMNSILKQSSSIIASAIYKENVRGTDDATILVGKIN; from the coding sequence ATGGATAATACGTTTTCCACTTATAAAATAGACGATCGAAGTCTTATTGCTTTTATTAAAAGAGAAATACATAATCTGGCCCTTCAATTGGGCTTTACACCCCACCGAGCAGCTGAAACAGATATTATTGTTGCAGAATTAACTTCAAATCTTATCAAATACGCTAACGGAGGGGAATTACTTTACAGATCACATCTAGATAACGGATACAATGAAATTGAAATCTACTGCCTGGATAAAGGCGTTGGATTTGAAAATGTCAGCAAAATAATGAATGACGGATATTCTACTTCTAACACGCTTGGACACGGATTAGGCTCAATTAAAAGATTGAGTAACGAATTTCAAATTTACTCCATGAAAAACTGGGGTTGTGTCCAATATGTAAGAATCTGCGAAAAATCCGAGATAGAATTACCGCCAGTAAAATCTGGTATTAATTATGATGCTATCGCAGTCAATTATCCTGGTGAAAAAGCTTGCGGCGACGGATATCATATAAAACATTCAAACAGAGGTTTTCAAATATTTGTTGGCGACGGATTAGGTCATGGAGAAAGCGCTGCCGAAGCTGTACAAAATGCTATAAAAATCTTTAAACAGTCTGTAGAAACTGAACCTGCTGAAATAATTCGAGATATTCATTCTAGAGTAAAAAAAACCAGAGGACTTGTTGGCACAATAGCTTCTGTAGATTATAAATCAGAAACTTGGAATATCTGCGGCGTGGGCAATATCAACACAAGAATTTATAATGGACTGGAAAATAAGACCTATACACCTTACAACGGAATTATAGGACATAATATTCCGCGTACTTTAAACAGTACAATTGTTCCTTATAGAAAGCATCAAATTATTATTATGCACAGCGATGGATTGCGTACAAGATGGAATCTTAATGATATGAATTCTATTCTTAAACAAAGTTCTTCCATTATTGCATCTGCCATTTACAAAGAAAATGTGAGAGGAACAGACGACGCTACAATACTCGTAGGCAAAATAAATTAA
- a CDS encoding sensor histidine kinase produces MKEIIKINLDNEMDLILAHKRCMKIAEMCGMASSFQTRFATAVSEIARCSIAKGKNSVLVLGVNIIKSTQKEVAAIITDSVDLKNCNPEAFIYASKISNNMEYSYSNNQSITRISQPIASPGLLSETKIKSLIDYFKFEPPLSPYDEIRKKNIELIALSEKLTESENKYKQLANTLPILICIINERNNVLLVNESLENFLAKPLLNFDRKSLHSFIHPDDIDVILDGWSKAKRNHTVFFGETRIKNASDYTWHLVSITPNKAEDGTFNSWLVYFVDISAQKMVVETLKNNSELKMIQHELESANSKLRFKNKELEQFAYIASHDLQEPLRKIMIMLSRAGEHLSEDQRKQYYFDRITLAAGRLSNLIADVLNYSRIENKEQYFEEVDLNNVLLQVQSDLSMVIEEKNAIINVDPLPKVLGLDTQLGQLFYNLINNALKFNSTQPTVTISYGDIPKDETLVVNPENYEVISIADNGIGMDNKYSARIFDMFQRLHERDQYGGNGIGLALCRRIIENHNGLINFNSTPDEGTIFWIYLPKNKVSSPKILN; encoded by the coding sequence ATGAAAGAGATCATAAAAATCAATCTTGATAATGAAATGGACTTAATATTAGCCCATAAGCGATGCATGAAAATTGCAGAAATGTGCGGTATGGCATCTTCTTTTCAAACAAGATTTGCAACCGCTGTTTCTGAGATTGCCAGATGTTCTATTGCTAAGGGAAAGAACTCTGTGCTCGTTTTAGGCGTGAATATTATCAAAAGCACCCAAAAGGAAGTAGCGGCAATTATTACCGATTCTGTAGATTTAAAAAACTGCAATCCAGAGGCTTTTATTTATGCTTCTAAAATTTCTAACAACATGGAATACAGCTATTCTAATAATCAATCGATTACTAGGATAAGTCAGCCTATTGCCTCTCCTGGACTGCTTTCAGAAACCAAAATAAAAAGTCTTATTGACTATTTTAAATTCGAACCGCCGCTTTCACCTTACGACGAGATTCGAAAGAAGAATATAGAACTTATTGCGCTTTCAGAAAAGCTGACCGAAAGTGAAAATAAGTACAAACAATTAGCTAATACACTCCCAATTCTGATTTGTATTATTAATGAGCGTAATAATGTTTTATTAGTAAATGAATCTTTGGAAAATTTTCTGGCGAAACCACTTCTTAATTTCGATCGAAAATCGCTTCATAGTTTTATTCATCCCGATGATATTGATGTTATTTTAGACGGATGGAGCAAAGCAAAAAGAAATCATACCGTATTTTTTGGCGAAACCAGAATTAAAAATGCATCAGACTATACATGGCATTTGGTTTCAATAACACCAAATAAAGCAGAAGATGGAACTTTTAACAGCTGGCTGGTTTATTTTGTTGATATCAGCGCTCAAAAAATGGTTGTTGAAACGCTTAAAAACAATAGTGAGTTAAAAATGATTCAGCATGAATTGGAAAGTGCAAACTCTAAATTACGTTTCAAAAATAAAGAATTGGAACAGTTTGCCTATATAGCCAGTCATGACCTACAAGAACCCTTGCGTAAAATCATGATTATGCTCTCCCGCGCTGGAGAACATCTTAGTGAAGATCAGAGAAAACAATATTATTTTGATAGAATTACGCTTGCAGCAGGAAGATTATCCAATTTAATTGCTGATGTCCTTAATTACTCGCGAATAGAAAATAAAGAACAATATTTTGAAGAAGTAGATCTTAATAATGTTCTGCTTCAAGTTCAGAGTGATTTAAGCATGGTTATTGAAGAAAAAAATGCGATTATAAATGTTGACCCGCTTCCAAAAGTTTTGGGTCTGGATACACAGTTAGGGCAGTTATTTTACAACTTAATTAATAATGCACTTAAATTTAATAGTACACAGCCTACTGTAACCATTTCTTACGGAGATATCCCAAAAGATGAAACGCTGGTTGTTAATCCCGAGAATTACGAGGTGATTTCTATTGCCGATAACGGAATTGGTATGGATAATAAATATTCTGCCCGTATTTTTGATATGTTTCAACGTTTACATGAGCGCGATCAATATGGCGGTAACGGCATCGGTTTAGCACTCTGCAGAAGAATTATCGAAAACCATAACGGTCTTATAAACTTTAACAGTACACCTGATGAAGGAACTATCTTTTGGATTTATCTTCCAAAAAATAAAGTTTCATCTCCAAAAATTTTAAATTAA
- a CDS encoding winged helix-turn-helix transcriptional regulator, translating to MEEIETCPAQRLLKILSGKWKAEIFRLAVESPLRFNTLLRQIQGSNKQSLATALRELEEEGLLEKTTIKLKPLHIEYDLTEKGKALIPVFQQLEGLS from the coding sequence ATGGAAGAAATAGAAACTTGTCCAGCACAAAGACTTTTGAAAATTTTATCTGGTAAATGGAAAGCTGAGATTTTTCGCCTAGCGGTTGAATCGCCGTTACGATTTAATACTTTATTGCGGCAAATTCAGGGTTCAAACAAACAATCTTTGGCTACAGCTTTAAGAGAATTGGAAGAAGAAGGACTTTTGGAAAAAACTACCATAAAGTTGAAACCTTTGCACATTGAATATGACTTGACAGAGAAAGGAAAAGCTCTGATTCCTGTGTTTCAGCAATTGGAAGGTTTGTCTTAA
- a CDS encoding mechanosensitive ion channel family protein, whose protein sequence is MIFQKKPFYFFALFFFFAFSMQSYSQEQKPVKKESSSRLFNDTTATDSDYLMAIEKAGEVLESAYNDIDFGGDTYHLFGDMNRTESKLNLILASLKGANPNVRNQQMYRIVLQEIEQELEEQNKAINSRNLNLEKIKNRVIDLRKDKTLITLLRDTIKRKQFKKEFADLKKRYIGTDSLMTANQTTLNNKKRLTVQRKIAVSSALLTVENKLEKSGISIFNKEYPSLWQISDSAASKKVTHNIKAKIIIEENVAAYYLSYKAGGLITLCFFMGLLFWYISRNIKYLKANGYSESLSLLNFKYLNRGVLLPVLVIALNIAVVSNLYAPALFLEILQLLLLGVLTVLFKNQWSGVAMRNWLFLLGLFFALCFLDLFITIGLLQRFAFVAINILGIRYGLVQIKTLKEELYIKGFFKWASIIFIGLNILSILYNLFGRVSLSNMLSLTAFISLTQIVALSVLLKIILEIILLQIYTTRVKRGIEKMFDYENLSDTLKKPFIIVISYMWLVVIASNLNIWESLRASFQKILSHPNTIGSITFTLGNIVLFFIIIWVAHLLQNYVAYFFGEIDDENEENINKRQHSKLLITRLVVLISGYLLAVAASGMPLDKLSILLGALGVGVGLGLQNIVNNFVSGIILIFDKPIQIGDVVEISSESGRVKSMGLRTTKINAPNGAEIIIPNGNLLSQNITNWTYTDNFKLVEVTFEIVGETVPEEINLVVNETLANLPMVNNTKPSQIYYSAISDGKYKLLIKFWCSIYRTEETISLARQELYNSFKNKGLNFSS, encoded by the coding sequence ATGATTTTTCAAAAGAAGCCTTTTTATTTTTTCGCTCTATTTTTCTTTTTTGCATTCTCGATGCAAAGTTATTCGCAGGAGCAAAAACCTGTAAAAAAAGAAAGCTCATCTCGATTATTTAACGACACTACAGCCACGGACAGCGATTACTTAATGGCAATAGAAAAAGCTGGAGAAGTATTAGAATCTGCCTACAATGATATTGATTTTGGAGGTGATACATATCATCTTTTCGGCGATATGAACCGTACCGAAAGTAAACTGAACCTTATTTTAGCCAGTCTAAAAGGTGCAAATCCCAATGTGCGTAACCAGCAGATGTACCGCATTGTACTGCAAGAAATTGAGCAGGAATTAGAAGAACAAAATAAAGCTATAAACTCCAGAAACCTTAATCTGGAAAAGATTAAAAACCGTGTAATTGATCTTCGTAAAGACAAAACTTTAATTACATTACTGAGAGATACTATAAAACGTAAGCAATTCAAAAAAGAATTTGCCGACCTTAAAAAAAGATATATTGGTACAGATAGTCTTATGACTGCCAACCAAACTACTTTAAACAATAAAAAAAGATTAACCGTACAACGAAAGATTGCTGTTTCGAGCGCTTTATTAACTGTTGAAAATAAACTCGAAAAATCTGGGATTAGTATTTTTAATAAAGAATACCCTTCCTTATGGCAGATTAGCGATTCTGCCGCTTCTAAAAAAGTAACGCATAATATTAAAGCCAAAATTATAATAGAAGAAAATGTAGCGGCGTATTACTTAAGTTACAAAGCCGGCGGACTTATTACTTTATGTTTCTTCATGGGACTTTTGTTCTGGTATATTTCGCGAAACATCAAATACCTAAAAGCAAATGGCTATTCTGAAAGTCTCTCTCTTTTAAATTTTAAATATTTAAATCGCGGTGTTTTACTACCGGTTTTAGTAATTGCTTTAAACATTGCAGTTGTTAGTAATTTATATGCGCCGGCATTATTTTTAGAAATATTGCAGCTTCTTCTGCTTGGAGTTTTAACGGTTCTTTTTAAGAATCAATGGTCGGGAGTTGCTATGCGAAACTGGCTTTTCCTATTAGGATTATTCTTTGCACTTTGCTTTCTTGATCTATTTATCACGATCGGATTATTGCAGCGTTTCGCTTTTGTGGCCATCAATATTTTAGGAATTCGTTATGGTTTAGTTCAAATTAAAACACTTAAAGAAGAACTTTACATAAAAGGCTTTTTTAAATGGGCAAGTATCATCTTCATCGGATTAAATATCTTGTCAATTCTTTATAATTTATTTGGAAGAGTTTCACTTTCTAATATGTTAAGTCTTACGGCATTTATTTCACTTACTCAAATCGTTGCTTTAAGTGTACTACTAAAGATTATTCTGGAGATTATTTTACTGCAGATCTACACCACTAGAGTAAAAAGAGGAATCGAAAAAATGTTTGATTACGAAAATTTGTCGGATACTTTAAAGAAACCTTTTATAATCGTTATTAGTTATATGTGGCTGGTGGTTATTGCTTCAAATCTTAATATTTGGGAATCGCTTCGAGCTTCTTTTCAAAAGATTTTAAGCCATCCAAACACAATCGGAAGTATCACATTTACACTTGGTAACATTGTTTTATTCTTTATCATTATCTGGGTTGCGCATTTATTGCAAAATTATGTTGCTTATTTCTTTGGTGAAATTGATGACGAAAACGAAGAAAACATCAACAAAAGACAGCATTCAAAATTACTAATTACACGATTAGTAGTTTTAATAAGCGGCTATCTGCTGGCGGTTGCTGCTTCAGGAATGCCTTTAGATAAATTAAGTATTCTTTTAGGGGCATTAGGTGTCGGTGTCGGACTTGGACTTCAAAACATTGTAAACAATTTTGTTTCGGGTATTATCTTGATTTTCGATAAACCAATTCAAATTGGTGATGTTGTAGAAATTAGTTCAGAATCGGGCCGAGTTAAATCTATGGGACTTAGAACTACCAAAATCAATGCGCCAAATGGTGCCGAAATCATTATTCCGAATGGTAATTTATTATCGCAAAATATTACCAACTGGACCTATACCGATAACTTTAAACTAGTTGAAGTTACTTTTGAAATCGTAGGCGAAACCGTTCCTGAAGAAATCAATTTAGTAGTAAACGAAACACTTGCTAATCTGCCAATGGTCAATAATACAAAACCATCGCAAATTTATTACAGTGCAATTTCTGACGGAAAATACAAGCTCCTTATCAAATTCTGGTGCAGTATTTACAGAACCGAAGAAACTATAAGTTTAGCAAGACAAGAATTATATAATAGTTTTAAAAATAAGGGATTAAATTTTTCTAGTTAA
- a CDS encoding CopD family protein codes for MTLHHFILIIHLLAATVWVGGHLLLAICYLPTALKKKDPHIILNFERKFEALGMSSLALLIVTGIWMAYDFGVTAETWFHFSSGFEKVVSIKLILLFCTFICAVIAQFYVIPNLNEKNINRIAIIILSVTSIGIAMLILGSTLRYGGL; via the coding sequence ATGACATTGCATCATTTTATATTAATAATTCATCTATTGGCGGCAACAGTTTGGGTTGGCGGTCATTTACTTTTAGCGATCTGCTATCTGCCAACAGCATTAAAGAAAAAAGATCCACACATCATTTTAAATTTTGAAAGGAAATTTGAAGCGCTCGGCATGTCTTCCCTAGCTTTATTAATTGTAACCGGAATCTGGATGGCGTATGATTTTGGCGTTACAGCCGAGACTTGGTTTCATTTTTCAAGCGGATTTGAAAAAGTAGTTTCTATAAAACTGATTTTACTTTTCTGTACTTTTATCTGCGCTGTTATTGCTCAATTTTACGTTATTCCAAATCTTAACGAAAAGAATATAAATAGAATTGCCATAATTATTTTAAGTGTTACTTCAATAGGCATTGCGATGTTGATTTTGGGATCAACGCTTCGTTATGGCGGGCTTTGA
- a CDS encoding NTF2 fold immunity protein, with protein MNRFSKILIFVFLVLIILYFLFGNSRYNGKNQVVTNCNGCLIKTELEAINKAEDILFKIYGESKIIEERPYNIKLVDNKKWIIEGSINNNLFETILYSFIPKFGGCFEIILDAKTGAVINVTHYK; from the coding sequence ATGAACAGATTTTCAAAGATTTTAATTTTTGTATTCTTAGTTTTAATCATATTATATTTTCTTTTTGGTAATAGTAGATATAATGGAAAAAATCAAGTTGTTACCAATTGCAATGGTTGCTTGATAAAAACCGAATTAGAAGCAATTAACAAAGCAGAAGATATTTTGTTTAAAATTTATGGAGAATCAAAAATCATTGAAGAAAGACCTTATAATATTAAATTAGTGGATAATAAAAAGTGGATCATAGAAGGAAGCATAAATAATAACTTATTTGAAACTATTTTATATTCTTTTATTCCAAAATTTGGTGGCTGTTTTGAAATAATACTCGATGCTAAAACTGGCGCAGTGATAAACGTCACTCACTATAAATAA
- a CDS encoding TetR/AcrR family transcriptional regulator translates to MTKGEETKQFIIEKAAPIFNTKGIAATSMSDIMEATKLSKGSMYVHFENKDVLACAAVDHNMKILSTKLQAQLSQGKSAKEQLLAYIDFFSNPLNPPVSGGCPLLNFGTEADDTNPIVKEKVNTAIKRGQQLLSAIIEKGIADGEFSPKWNGSEFATVLFAMLEGGHLMSRMSGNNDNMKTIEETLKKIISENSI, encoded by the coding sequence ATGACAAAAGGGGAAGAAACCAAACAATTTATTATAGAAAAAGCTGCTCCTATTTTTAATACAAAGGGAATTGCAGCAACTTCTATGAGCGATATTATGGAGGCGACAAAATTGTCTAAAGGAAGTATGTATGTTCATTTTGAAAATAAAGACGTTTTGGCCTGCGCTGCCGTGGACCACAACATGAAAATATTAAGCACTAAACTTCAGGCGCAATTAAGCCAGGGAAAAAGTGCAAAAGAACAGCTTTTGGCCTATATCGATTTTTTCAGTAATCCGCTTAATCCACCTGTTAGCGGCGGTTGTCCACTATTAAATTTTGGAACAGAAGCTGACGATACTAATCCGATTGTAAAAGAAAAAGTCAATACAGCAATAAAACGAGGACAGCAGCTTTTATCTGCTATTATAGAAAAAGGAATTGCTGACGGCGAATTTAGTCCGAAATGGAATGGATCAGAGTTTGCCACTGTTCTTTTTGCCATGCTTGAGGGCGGTCATTTAATGTCACGTATGTCTGGCAATAATGACAATATGAAAACAATAGAAGAAACACTTAAAAAAATTATATCTGAGAACTCGATATAA
- a CDS encoding SDR family NAD(P)-dependent oxidoreductase, with amino-acid sequence MSKTILITGASKGFGRTWTEAFLAKGYNVAATARNLDTLNDLKEKYGNAVLPLQLDVNKREESLEVVKKVQQHFGTIDVLINNAGYALTGAVEEASEKEAREQFETNFFGTLWLSQAVLPIMREQKSGHIIQVSSILGLATLPASMGLYSASKFAVEGLSESLASEVKQFGINVTILEPNGYASNIWHTGINSESLPVYDEIKKAMAAAENIFGKVEATAPIIVKLVENENPPLRLLLGKVALPFVKQSYEQRLENWEKWNDVSVEAHG; translated from the coding sequence ATGTCAAAAACAATTTTAATTACTGGGGCTTCAAAAGGATTTGGAAGAACTTGGACAGAAGCTTTTTTAGCTAAAGGATACAACGTAGCAGCAACTGCGAGAAATCTAGATACTTTAAACGATTTAAAAGAAAAATACGGGAATGCAGTTCTGCCGTTACAGCTGGATGTAAATAAAAGGGAAGAATCTCTAGAAGTCGTAAAGAAGGTACAACAGCATTTTGGAACAATTGATGTTTTAATTAACAATGCAGGTTACGCACTTACCGGCGCTGTTGAAGAAGCGAGTGAAAAAGAAGCGAGAGAACAATTTGAAACTAACTTTTTTGGAACATTATGGTTAAGTCAAGCCGTTTTACCAATTATGAGAGAGCAAAAAAGCGGTCATATTATTCAGGTTTCCTCTATTTTAGGATTAGCAACATTACCAGCTTCAATGGGACTTTACAGTGCTTCAAAATTTGCTGTTGAAGGATTAAGTGAATCTTTAGCTTCAGAAGTCAAACAATTCGGAATTAATGTAACTATATTAGAACCCAACGGATATGCGTCTAATATCTGGCACACAGGAATTAACAGCGAAAGTTTACCTGTTTATGATGAAATTAAAAAAGCTATGGCGGCAGCAGAAAACATCTTCGGAAAAGTTGAAGCAACAGCTCCCATAATTGTAAAATTAGTTGAAAACGAAAATCCTCCTTTACGATTATTACTTGGAAAAGTGGCACTGCCATTTGTAAAACAGAGCTACGAACAAAGATTGGAAAATTGGGAAAAATGGAACGATGTTTCTGTTGAAGCCCACGGTTAA
- a CDS encoding carbohydrate kinase family protein, whose protein sequence is MINNKKLKAVAFGEVLWDIFGNEKKIGGAPLNVALRMKALGADVNMISCVGNDLDGEEIIAEVKRLGLETETILKSDDFPTGLVNVTLDESKSATYEILYPSAWDKIIPNEIARKEVLNADVLIYGSLVCRDEVSRQALQELLHTNAYKVFDVNLRKPHYTYEILQELMQSADFIKFNDDEITEISQAFDSPFTTIEENMNFICSLTNAKAICVTKGKYGALLLWDKNLYSNSGYTVKVEDTVGAGDSFLGALVTFLLTGEDPQKALNFACATGALVAGSAGANPQIELTEIDELINRN, encoded by the coding sequence ATGATTAACAACAAAAAACTTAAAGCTGTTGCTTTCGGAGAAGTATTGTGGGATATTTTTGGAAATGAAAAAAAAATTGGCGGCGCTCCGCTGAATGTAGCACTTCGCATGAAGGCTCTTGGCGCCGATGTAAATATGATAAGCTGCGTGGGTAACGATCTAGATGGCGAAGAAATTATTGCTGAAGTAAAACGCTTAGGCTTAGAAACAGAAACTATTTTAAAATCAGACGATTTCCCTACAGGATTGGTTAACGTAACTTTAGACGAAAGCAAATCTGCAACTTACGAAATCCTTTATCCATCTGCCTGGGACAAAATTATTCCAAATGAAATTGCTAGAAAAGAAGTTTTAAATGCAGACGTTTTAATTTACGGAAGTTTGGTCTGCAGAGATGAAGTTTCGAGACAAGCCCTCCAAGAATTATTGCACACAAATGCTTATAAAGTTTTTGATGTTAATTTGAGAAAACCACATTACACTTATGAAATTCTGCAGGAATTAATGCAGTCTGCAGATTTCATCAAATTCAATGATGATGAAATAACAGAAATCAGCCAGGCCTTTGATTCTCCTTTTACCACTATCGAAGAAAATATGAATTTTATCTGTTCTTTGACTAATGCAAAAGCTATTTGTGTCACAAAAGGTAAATACGGTGCATTATTACTTTGGGATAAAAATCTTTATTCTAATTCGGGTTATACTGTAAAAGTTGAAGATACTGTAGGCGCTGGAGATTCATTTTTAGGGGCGTTAGTCACATTTCTTTTAACTGGAGAAGATCCACAAAAAGCTTTAAACTTTGCCTGTGCCACTGGTGCATTGGTTGCAGGATCTGCTGGAGCAAATCCGCAGATTGAACTGACAGAAATTGATGAGTTAATAAATAGAAATTAG